Proteins co-encoded in one Muntiacus reevesi chromosome 13, mMunRee1.1, whole genome shotgun sequence genomic window:
- the LOC136145746 gene encoding hydroxycarboxylic acid receptor 2-like: MNPSHLQNHFLKIGEKNCCVFRDDFIAKVLPPVVGLEFVFGLLGNGLALWIFCFHLKSWKASRVFLFNLAVADFLLIICLPFLADNYVRRWDWKFGEIPCRLMLFMLAMNRQGSIIFLTVVAVDRYFRVVHPHHALNKISNRTAGIISCLLWGITIGLTVHLLYRTRLIENQGSKLCSSFSICDAFRWHDAMFLLEFFVPLGIILFCSVRIVWSLRQRQMNRHAKIKRAINFIMVVAIVFIICFLPSVAVRIHIFWLLRKAGTENCDIYRSVDLAFYITLSFTYMNSMLDPLVYYFSSPSFPNFFSTLINRCLQRKGPEESDNNRSTSVELTGDLSTTKNVPEALMANPSEPQSPSYLNPVSS; the protein is encoded by the coding sequence ATGAACCCTTCCCACCTGCAgaatcattttctgaaaataggGGAGAAGAACTGCTGTGTGTTCCGCGATGACTTCATTGCCAAAGTGCTGCCGCCGGTCGTGGGGCTGGAGTTCGTGTTCGGGCTCCTGGGCAATGGCCTTGCCCTGTGGATTTTCTGCTTCCACCTCAAGTCCTGGAAAGCCAGCCGGGTTTTCCTGTTCAACTTGGCCGTGGCTGACTTTCTCCTGATCATCTGCCTGCCATTCCTGGCGGACAACTACGTGCGGAGGTGGGACTGGAAGTTTGGGGAGATCCCGTGCCGGCTCATGCTCTTCATGTTGGCCATGAACCGCCAGGGCAGCATCATTTTCCTCACTGTGGTGGCCGTGGATAGGTACTTCCGGGTGGTCCATCCCCACCACGCCCTGAACAAGATCTCCAATCGGACGGCGGGCATCATCTCCTGCCTCTTGTGGGGCATCACCATCGGCCTGACGGTCCACCTCCTGTACAGAACGAGGTTGATCGAGAATCAGGGTTCAAAACTGTGCAGCAGTTTCAGCATCTGTGATGCCTTCCGCTGGCACGATGCCATGTTCCTCCTGGAGTTCTTCGTGCCCCTGGGCATCATCCTGTTCTGCTCAGTCAGAATCGTCTGGAGCCTACGGCAGCGGCAAATGAACAGACATGCCAAGATCAAGCGGGCTATCAACTTCATCATGGTGGTGGCCATTGTCTTCATCATCTGCTTCCTGCCCAGCGTGGCCGTGCGCATACATATCTTCTGGCTTCTGCGCAAGGCTGGCACGGAAAACTGTGACATCTATCGTTCAGTGGACCTGGCGTTTTACATCACCCTCAGCTTCACCTACATGAACAGCATGCTGGACCCTTTGGTGTACTACTTCTCCAGCCCATCTTTCCCCAACTTCTTCTCCACCTTGATCAACCGCTGCCTGCAGAGGAAGGGGCCGGAGGAGTCGGATAACAACCGCAGCACCAGCGTGGAGCTCACAGGGGATCTGAGCACTACCAAGAATGTTCCCGAGGCTTTGATGGCCAATCCCAGTGAGCCTCAGAGCCCCTCTTATCTGAATCCAGTCTCCAGCTAA